The following proteins come from a genomic window of Oncorhynchus mykiss isolate Arlee chromosome 19, USDA_OmykA_1.1, whole genome shotgun sequence:
- the LOC110498503 gene encoding zinc finger protein 7 isoform X3 produces the protein MANCVVFHTQIASIMEVLANAAVADICKLVDDDYAVFRLEITRSQKENRALRRKLHLLEPKVARERADRTTRERVLASRPSSVKILDRNRGMARGEGHLTGGYRSFVKQAGHKTCRDDQPITVDEGSGTSTQHVIVIEPADAETAGPGVKLERSEGGEDPQHSRNIQTGAAGVPPVATEDPSTTLVSPRIRRSITEDSGTQNTVLKSETDTLTVTQRILHTGSDPEILGLGGLGCRSSPSSEYLLYGNPRTVLSHQDSGNSLQTGNDPSCSYTAETGMIPGDMPVGLDTQTNPMRGDWNRYSSSVYSEECLDEKGDGLALDDVTVKVEGDAPLTWNEVETHLGEGHSQGNSSDFLDYRENLETNLNVTTNSSLHSVSMSMAPSDSQGLFDQVLNSNDQRSKARGGGAKTGGKEKRFLCMFCNKGFSCPQKVEIHQRVHTGEKPYSCTQCHMRFAHAGNLKRHQRVHTGEKPYSCQQCEKRFSHQHHLKMHLKVHTGERPFRE, from the exons ATGGCTAACTGtgtggtttttcacactcaaatagcctccatcatggaggtACTAGCGAACGCAGCCGTGGCAGAtatctgtaaactcgtagacgacgactatgcagtgtttcgtttggaaataactcgaagccagaaagaaaacagggcatTGCGGAGGAAACTACACCTATTGGAACCAAAGGTTGCACGGGAGCGCGCAGATAGAACAACGCGAGAGCGCGTCCTCGCCagtcgtcccagtagtgtcaagatcctcgaccgaaacagaggaatggcaagag gtgaaggacatctcactggaggcTACAGGAGCTTTGTGAAGCAAGCGGGACACAAAACATGTagagatgaccaaccaatcactgttgacgaggggagtggaacctcaacccagcacGTTATCGTGATAGAA CCTGCAGATGCAGAGACTGCAGGTCCTGGGGTCAAGCTGGAGAGGTCTGAAGGAGGGGAGGATCCACAACACAGCAGAAACATCCAGACTGGAGCGGCTGGAGTGCCTCCTGTAGCCACAGAGGACCCCTCCACCACCCTAGTGTCGCCCAGGATCCGACGCAGCATCACAGAGGACAGTGGAACGCAGAACACCGtcctcaagtcagagacagacacttTAACTGTAACACAAAGGATTTTACACACCGGATCTGACCCAGAGATACTGGGGCTGGGGGGACTGGGCTGTCGTTCTTCTCCCAGCTCAGAGTATTTACTTTACGGTAACCCGAGGACGGTTCTGTCCCATCAGGACTCAGGTAACTCATTACAGACTGGCAATGATCCATCTTGTTCTTACACTGCTGAGACAGGGATGATACCTGGTGACATGCCTGTGGGCTTAGATACACAGACTAATCCAATGAGAGGAGACTGGAAccggtacagtagtagtgtatatTCTGAAGAGTGCCTAGATGAGAAAGGGGATGGTCTGGCCTTAGATGATGTGACTGTGAAAGTGGAGGGCGATGCTCCTCTGACATGGAATGAAGTTGAGACTCATTTAGGAGAAGGACACTCGCAGGGCAACAGCAGTGACTTCTTAGACTACAGGGAAAACTTAGAGACAAATCTAAATGTCACAACCAATTCCTCTTTACACTCCGTGTCCATGTCGATGGCACCTTCCGATTCACAAGGCCTATTCgatcaggtattgaactcaaacGACCAAAGGTCCAAGGCTCGGGGAGGGGGAGCAAAAACAGGCGGTAAAGAGAAgcggttcctctgcatgttctgtaacaaaggcttcagctgccctcagaaggtggagatccaccagagggtccacacaggggaaaaaccctacagctgtacccagtgtcacatgcgGTTCGCCCATGCTGGCAACCtaaagaggcaccagagggtccacacaggggagaaaccctacagctgccaacagtgtgagaagaggttctcccaccagcaccatctgaagatgcacctgaaggtccacacgggAGAGAGGCCATTCAGAGAGTAA